From the Hymenobacter yonginensis genome, one window contains:
- a CDS encoding ATP-binding protein, with translation MKQVKIQIPSLVENIRVVESFIDNSKDAFHIEDDIYGNIMVAVTEAVNNAIRHGNKFDKDKNVYLSLYADQTKVRFEVEDEGQGFDYTNLIDPTAPENLENPGGRGIFLIRHLADEVEFHKDGRNVQLTFLLPAPSTDSDSAVNGAEVHSH, from the coding sequence ATGAAGCAAGTTAAAATCCAGATTCCTTCCCTCGTCGAGAACATTCGCGTAGTGGAAAGCTTTATCGACAATTCGAAAGACGCCTTCCACATCGAAGACGATATCTACGGCAATATCATGGTGGCTGTCACGGAGGCGGTCAATAATGCTATTCGCCACGGCAACAAGTTCGATAAGGACAAGAACGTGTACCTGTCGCTGTACGCCGACCAGACCAAGGTGCGGTTTGAGGTAGAGGACGAAGGCCAGGGCTTCGACTACACCAACCTGATTGACCCCACGGCCCCCGAGAACCTGGAAAACCCCGGCGGCCGCGGCATCTTCCTGATCCGTCACCTCGCCGACGAGGTGGAGTTCCACAAAGACGGCCGCAACGTGCAGCTCACGTTCCTGCTGCCCGCGCCTTCCACCGATTCCGATTCGGCCGTTAATGGCGCCGAAGTACACTCCCACTAA
- a CDS encoding GNAT family N-acetyltransferase, with amino-acid sequence MSATPQPIRIIPGPALDYYLAQGYYRMHQDLFTCRFLPIDGGLYTVHWLRLELARVHYGPEQRRLLRVAERFTIQRRPFRLTAELEELYAAYRAFITFDAPPTVEAFLLAGSTHNVFSTEVLEIRDGARLVAAGIFDNGARTLAGIMNFYHPEYRKFSLGKVLMLLKLEHARALGHTYYYPGYVVHNYPKFDYKLFPCPAATEVFDCLTGQWLPFSWPEVNRQAAELLAGWNEDDFAPEDEA; translated from the coding sequence ATGTCCGCTACTCCGCAACCTATCCGCATCATTCCCGGCCCGGCGCTGGACTACTACCTGGCCCAGGGCTACTACCGCATGCACCAGGACCTGTTTACCTGCCGCTTTCTACCCATCGACGGTGGGCTGTACACGGTACACTGGCTGCGGCTGGAGCTGGCCCGCGTGCACTACGGCCCCGAGCAGCGCCGCCTGCTACGGGTGGCTGAGCGCTTTACCATCCAGCGGCGGCCGTTCCGGCTGACGGCTGAGCTGGAGGAGCTGTACGCGGCGTACCGGGCCTTTATCACCTTCGATGCGCCGCCTACCGTGGAGGCGTTTCTGCTGGCCGGCTCCACCCACAACGTGTTCAGCACGGAGGTGCTGGAAATCCGGGACGGGGCGCGGCTGGTGGCGGCGGGCATCTTTGATAATGGAGCCCGCACGCTGGCCGGCATCATGAACTTCTACCATCCCGAATACCGAAAATTCAGCCTCGGCAAGGTGCTCATGCTGCTGAAACTGGAGCACGCTCGCGCCCTGGGCCACACCTATTACTACCCCGGCTACGTGGTCCACAACTACCCCAAGTTCGACTACAAGCTATTCCCGTGCCCGGCCGCCACCGAGGTGTTCGACTGCCTGACCGGACAGTGGCTGCCGTTTTCCTGGCCGGAAGTCAACCGGCAGGCCGCCGAGCTACTGGCCGGCTGGAACGAGGACGACTTCGCGCCCGAGGACGAAGCATAA
- a CDS encoding DUF4385 domain-containing protein, with translation MPFNYDQDFRHLNLREQPELYRVGKGEQGVLLVEPYKSEILPHWRFRTPAVARESSETIYGLFEAYLKAHDFVGADMARKFLQMGFTRARRYANHQGGKKYAGPVPADKKGQSGAHGREELPRSPEDPEKAEAAAIFKRKWDQAKTHPDYVQQRADFEARYGK, from the coding sequence ATGCCCTTCAACTACGACCAGGATTTCCGGCACCTCAACCTGCGCGAGCAGCCCGAGCTATACCGCGTGGGCAAGGGCGAGCAGGGTGTGCTGCTGGTGGAGCCCTACAAAAGCGAAATTCTGCCCCACTGGCGCTTCCGCACGCCCGCAGTGGCCCGGGAGTCGTCGGAAACTATTTATGGGCTGTTTGAGGCCTATCTGAAGGCGCACGACTTTGTGGGAGCCGACATGGCCCGGAAGTTCCTGCAGATGGGCTTCACGCGTGCCCGGCGCTACGCCAACCACCAGGGCGGCAAAAAGTACGCGGGGCCCGTGCCGGCCGATAAGAAGGGCCAGAGCGGGGCCCACGGCCGCGAGGAGCTACCCCGCTCGCCCGAAGACCCCGAAAAAGCCGAAGCCGCCGCCATATTTAAGCGCAAATGGGACCAGGCCAAAACCCACCCCGACTACGTGCAGCAGCGCGCCGATTTTGAAGCTCGCTACGGGAAATGA
- a CDS encoding class I SAM-dependent methyltransferase, with the protein MIYERLEKCPVCGKTEFRNKLVVEDKSVSKESFAIQQCEACSFQFTNPRPDAAHIGRYYESDEYVSHNSGAGGMINQAYKVARFFTMRRKVGLLNKLAPRKGRLFDYGCGTGHFLAAAKADGWQVAGWEPNARAREEASHRVGQPVGTESLVTYQAGSFDAITLWHVLEHVHTLNETLTQLISLLKPDGVLLIAVPNVDSLDAQHYRQDWAAYDVPRHLYHFSPKTMTQLLKKHKMQVMETLPMALDAYYVSMLSEKHRAERNGGMLAVLKAGYKSNQYAEQHEGQYSSLIYVATKR; encoded by the coding sequence GTGATTTACGAGCGTTTGGAGAAGTGCCCGGTTTGCGGCAAAACGGAGTTTCGCAACAAGCTGGTGGTCGAGGATAAGTCAGTCAGCAAGGAGAGTTTCGCCATTCAGCAGTGCGAGGCGTGCTCGTTCCAGTTCACCAACCCCCGGCCCGACGCCGCCCACATCGGCCGCTACTACGAGTCCGACGAGTACGTGTCGCACAACAGCGGGGCAGGGGGGATGATTAACCAGGCCTACAAAGTGGCGCGCTTCTTCACGATGCGCCGCAAGGTGGGCCTGCTCAATAAGCTGGCGCCGCGCAAAGGCCGCCTCTTCGACTATGGCTGCGGCACGGGCCACTTCTTGGCCGCCGCCAAGGCCGACGGCTGGCAGGTGGCCGGCTGGGAGCCCAACGCCCGCGCCCGCGAGGAAGCCAGCCACCGCGTGGGCCAGCCCGTCGGCACCGAGAGCCTGGTGACCTATCAGGCTGGTTCCTTCGATGCCATTACGCTCTGGCACGTGCTGGAACACGTTCATACCCTGAACGAAACCCTCACCCAGCTCATCAGCTTGTTGAAGCCCGACGGCGTGCTGCTAATTGCGGTGCCCAACGTGGATAGCCTCGACGCCCAGCACTATCGCCAGGACTGGGCCGCCTACGACGTGCCACGCCACCTCTATCATTTCAGCCCCAAAACCATGACCCAGCTGCTCAAAAAGCACAAGATGCAGGTGATGGAAACGCTGCCGATGGCCCTGGATGCCTATTACGTGAGCATGCTCAGCGAGAAGCACCGCGCCGAGCGCAACGGCGGCATGCTGGCCGTGCTGAAGGCCGGCTACAAGTCCAACCAGTACGCCGAGCAGCACGAAGGGCAGTATTCGAGTCTGATTTACGTGGCCACCAAACGCTGA
- a CDS encoding glycine--tRNA ligase, translating to MSNEQKPAATAENTLADIVSHAKEYGFVFPSSEIYDGLAAVYDYGPNGVELKNNLKQLWWKAMTQLNQNVVGIDAAIFMHPLTWKASGHVDGFSDPMIDNLDSKKRYRADVLLEDKAAEYEKNGELARAETLLAEMGRLLTSEDLAGVKQLIIDEKIICPISKTSNWTDVRQFNLMFSTQIGAVAEDSSKIYLRPETAQGIFVNFLNVQKSARQKVPFGIAQIGKAFRNEIVARQFIFRMREFEQMEMQFFVRPGTEGEWYDKWKATRRRWHEVMGLPAAKLRFHDHDKLAHYAKAAVDIEYEFPFGFKEIEGIHSRSDFDLMQHQELSRKKQQYFDADVNPETGKPYGNYVPYVVETSVGADRLFLATLCQAYTEETITEGEGEKEQTKTRTFLKLHPAVAPIKAAIFPLVKKDGMPEKAEEIFNSLRYDFRVVMEERDAIGKRYTRQDLIGTPFCIVVDGQTLEDNTVTVRHRDSREQTRMPISELRGYIGEAVSLSRIFEQL from the coding sequence ATGAGCAACGAGCAGAAACCCGCCGCCACGGCCGAAAACACCCTGGCCGATATCGTGTCGCACGCCAAGGAATACGGCTTTGTATTCCCTTCCTCGGAAATCTACGACGGCCTGGCCGCCGTGTACGACTACGGCCCCAACGGCGTGGAGCTCAAAAACAACCTCAAGCAGCTCTGGTGGAAGGCCATGACCCAGCTCAACCAGAACGTGGTGGGCATCGACGCGGCCATCTTCATGCACCCGCTCACATGGAAAGCCTCCGGCCACGTCGACGGCTTCTCGGACCCCATGATCGACAACCTCGACAGCAAGAAGCGCTACCGCGCCGACGTGCTGCTGGAAGACAAAGCCGCCGAGTACGAGAAGAACGGCGAGCTGGCCCGCGCCGAAACCCTGCTGGCTGAAATGGGCCGCCTGCTGACCTCGGAAGACCTGGCCGGCGTGAAGCAGCTCATCATCGACGAGAAAATCATCTGCCCCATCAGCAAAACCAGCAACTGGACCGACGTGCGCCAGTTCAACCTGATGTTCTCGACCCAGATCGGGGCCGTGGCCGAAGACTCCAGCAAGATCTACCTGCGCCCCGAAACGGCCCAGGGCATCTTCGTCAACTTTCTGAACGTGCAGAAGTCGGCGCGGCAGAAGGTGCCGTTTGGCATTGCCCAGATCGGTAAGGCCTTCCGCAACGAGATTGTGGCCCGGCAGTTCATCTTCCGCATGCGGGAGTTCGAGCAGATGGAAATGCAATTCTTCGTGCGGCCTGGCACCGAAGGCGAGTGGTACGACAAGTGGAAGGCCACCCGCCGCCGCTGGCACGAGGTGATGGGCTTACCCGCCGCCAAGCTCCGCTTCCACGACCACGACAAGCTGGCCCACTACGCCAAGGCCGCCGTGGACATCGAGTACGAATTCCCGTTTGGCTTCAAGGAAATCGAGGGCATCCACTCCCGCTCCGACTTTGACCTGATGCAGCACCAGGAGCTCAGCCGCAAAAAGCAGCAGTACTTCGATGCCGACGTAAACCCCGAAACCGGCAAGCCCTACGGCAACTACGTGCCCTACGTGGTGGAAACCAGCGTGGGCGCCGACCGCCTGTTCCTGGCCACGCTCTGCCAGGCTTACACCGAGGAAACCATCACGGAAGGCGAAGGCGAGAAGGAGCAAACCAAAACCCGCACCTTCCTGAAGCTGCACCCGGCCGTGGCCCCCATCAAGGCCGCCATTTTCCCGCTCGTGAAAAAGGACGGCATGCCCGAGAAGGCCGAGGAAATCTTCAACAGCCTGCGCTACGACTTCCGGGTGGTGATGGAGGAGCGCGACGCCATCGGCAAGCGCTACACCCGCCAGGACCTGATCGGCACGCCGTTCTGCATCGTGGTAGATGGCCAGACTTTGGAAGACAACACCGTGACTGTGCGCCACCGCGACTCGCGCGAGCAGACCCGCATGCCTATTTCGGAGCTGCGCGGCTACATCGGCGAGGCCGTAAGCCTGTCGCGTATTTTCGAGCAACTATAG
- a CDS encoding inorganic phosphate transporter → MFGLEPHVLLLLAACLVAACAFEFVNGFHDTANAVATVIYTNALRPWVAVVWSAFWNFIGVFSGGIAVAMGIVYLLPVESLVDQNVYHGIAMVGALILGAIIWNVGTWYYGLPSSSSHALIGSILGVGIAFSLLPGSQNAAVNWSKAGETGIALLTGPLFGFSLTIIMMFLLKRFVRNKSIFKEPNKHKPPPIWIRLILIATCTLVSFFHGSNDGQKGVGLIMLILIGIVPTYFALDNGKNPLDMRDSLVKIEQVMGKVNPTELSPADQKMLAEIKSQTDTLDAIFAGKTSVAQLPQDARFQIRKGILLTSNRAKKLLGSERVSLSTADRATYDTAIANMKSFTDYAPFWVLLAVSLSLACGTMIGWQRIVKTIGERIGKEHLTYAQGASSELVAAAMIGVNTAYGLPASTTHVLSSAIAGSMVANRGIKNLNPQMVRNIALAWVLTLPVTMALSGGLFLLFRAILG, encoded by the coding sequence ATGTTTGGCTTAGAGCCTCACGTGCTGCTGTTGCTGGCTGCCTGCCTGGTAGCGGCCTGCGCGTTCGAATTTGTTAATGGCTTTCACGACACGGCCAACGCCGTGGCCACGGTCATCTACACCAACGCCCTGCGGCCCTGGGTGGCCGTAGTCTGGTCGGCGTTCTGGAATTTCATCGGCGTGTTTTCCGGCGGCATTGCCGTGGCCATGGGCATCGTGTACCTGCTGCCCGTCGAAAGCCTCGTCGATCAGAACGTCTACCACGGCATTGCCATGGTGGGGGCCCTGATTCTGGGGGCCATCATCTGGAACGTGGGCACCTGGTACTACGGTCTGCCCTCGTCGTCGTCGCACGCCCTGATTGGGTCTATCCTGGGGGTAGGCATTGCCTTCAGCTTGCTGCCCGGCTCGCAGAACGCGGCCGTCAACTGGAGCAAGGCCGGCGAAACCGGCATTGCCCTGCTCACGGGCCCGCTGTTCGGCTTCTCGCTCACTATCATCATGATGTTCTTACTGAAGCGGTTTGTGCGCAACAAGTCCATCTTCAAGGAGCCCAACAAGCACAAGCCACCGCCCATCTGGATCCGCCTGATCCTGATTGCCACCTGCACGCTGGTGAGCTTTTTCCACGGCTCCAACGACGGCCAGAAAGGCGTGGGTCTGATCATGCTGATCCTGATCGGCATCGTGCCCACCTATTTCGCCCTCGACAACGGCAAGAACCCGCTGGACATGCGCGACTCGCTGGTGAAGATTGAGCAGGTGATGGGCAAAGTAAACCCCACCGAGCTGAGCCCCGCCGACCAGAAGATGCTGGCCGAAATCAAAAGCCAGACCGACACGCTCGACGCCATTTTCGCCGGCAAAACCAGCGTGGCCCAGCTCCCACAGGACGCCCGCTTCCAGATCCGCAAAGGCATCCTGCTGACCTCGAACCGCGCCAAGAAGCTGCTCGGCAGCGAGCGGGTAAGCCTGAGCACCGCCGACCGCGCCACCTACGACACGGCCATTGCCAACATGAAGTCGTTCACGGACTACGCCCCCTTCTGGGTGCTGCTGGCCGTGTCGCTGTCGTTGGCCTGCGGCACTATGATCGGCTGGCAGCGCATCGTGAAAACCATCGGCGAACGGATCGGCAAGGAGCACCTGACCTACGCCCAGGGCGCTTCGTCGGAGCTGGTGGCCGCCGCCATGATTGGCGTGAACACCGCCTACGGCCTGCCGGCTTCCACCACGCACGTGCTGTCATCGGCCATTGCCGGCTCGATGGTGGCCAACCGCGGCATCAAGAACCTGAACCCGCAGATGGTGCGCAACATTGCCCTGGCCTGGGTGCTCACGCTGCCCGTAACGATGGCGCTGTCAGGCGGTTTGTTCCTGCTGTTCCGCGCCATTCTGGGCTAG
- the mnmG gene encoding tRNA uridine-5-carboxymethylaminomethyl(34) synthesis enzyme MnmG yields the protein MQQEEYDVIVVGAGHAGCEAAAAAANMGSKVLLVTMNMNTIAQMSCNPAMGGVAKGQIVREVDALGGQSGIITDKTMIQFRMLNRSKGPAMWSPRAQSDRMRFAEEWRMTLEQTPNVDFWQEAVTGLVVEDGVCVGVKTQIGIEFRGKSVVLTNGTFLNGLIHIGEKQFGGGRAAEKGSTGITEQLIELGFEAGRMKTGTPPRVDGRSLDYSKMEEQAGDAEPSKFSYLDTPALRNQRPCYITYTNSEVHEILKEGFEKSPMFQGRIKGLGPRYCPSVEDKINRFADKDRHQIFVEPEGWSTVEVYVNGFSSSLPEDVQYRALRKIAGFENAKMFRPGYAIEYDFFPPTQLQLTLETKLIQNLYFAGQINGTTGYEEAACQGLMAGINAHNKVHSKAPFVLKRSEAYIGVLIDDLVNKGTDEPYRMFTSRAEHRLLLRQDNADLRLTPLGYELGLASEERMQLVREKEQQTKEVAKLLKNFGIEPQDINSWLTEIGSAVISEKTRAVNLLRRPGIDLPALARVLPELTLALAPYRPDALEQAEILVKYEAYLEKEHQQAARVQELENFVIQGRLDYTAMPALSHEAREKLLKIQPETLGQASRISGVSPADVSVLMVYLGR from the coding sequence ATGCAACAAGAAGAATACGATGTCATTGTAGTAGGAGCCGGGCACGCCGGCTGCGAGGCTGCCGCCGCGGCCGCCAACATGGGCTCCAAGGTCCTGCTGGTGACGATGAACATGAACACCATCGCGCAGATGTCGTGCAACCCGGCCATGGGCGGGGTGGCCAAGGGCCAGATTGTGCGCGAGGTAGACGCGCTGGGCGGCCAGTCGGGCATCATCACCGACAAAACCATGATTCAGTTCCGGATGCTGAACCGCTCCAAAGGCCCCGCCATGTGGAGCCCCCGGGCGCAGTCGGACCGCATGCGCTTCGCCGAAGAATGGCGCATGACGCTGGAGCAGACGCCCAATGTGGATTTCTGGCAGGAAGCCGTGACGGGCCTCGTGGTGGAAGACGGCGTGTGTGTGGGCGTGAAAACCCAGATCGGCATCGAGTTCCGGGGCAAGTCGGTGGTACTCACCAACGGCACGTTCCTGAACGGCCTCATCCACATCGGGGAGAAGCAGTTTGGCGGCGGCCGCGCGGCCGAGAAGGGCAGCACTGGTATCACGGAGCAACTGATTGAGTTGGGCTTCGAAGCCGGCCGCATGAAAACCGGCACCCCGCCCCGCGTAGACGGCCGCAGCCTCGACTACAGCAAGATGGAGGAGCAGGCCGGCGACGCTGAGCCCAGCAAATTCAGCTACCTCGACACGCCCGCGCTGCGCAACCAGCGCCCGTGCTACATCACCTACACCAACTCCGAGGTCCACGAAATCCTGAAGGAGGGCTTCGAGAAGTCGCCGATGTTCCAGGGCCGCATAAAGGGTCTGGGGCCACGCTACTGCCCCTCGGTAGAGGACAAAATCAACCGCTTTGCCGACAAGGACCGCCACCAGATTTTTGTGGAGCCGGAAGGTTGGTCTACGGTGGAAGTGTATGTGAACGGCTTTAGCTCTTCGTTGCCCGAGGACGTGCAGTACCGCGCCCTGCGCAAGATTGCCGGCTTCGAAAACGCCAAGATGTTCCGCCCCGGCTACGCCATTGAGTACGACTTCTTCCCGCCGACGCAGTTGCAGCTTACCCTGGAGACCAAGCTGATCCAGAACCTGTACTTCGCGGGCCAGATCAACGGCACCACGGGCTACGAGGAGGCCGCCTGCCAGGGTTTGATGGCCGGCATCAACGCCCACAACAAGGTGCACAGCAAGGCCCCCTTCGTGCTCAAGCGCAGTGAAGCCTACATCGGCGTGCTCATCGACGACTTGGTGAACAAGGGCACCGACGAGCCCTACCGCATGTTCACGAGCCGCGCCGAGCACCGCCTGCTGCTACGCCAGGACAACGCCGACCTGCGCCTCACGCCGCTGGGCTACGAACTGGGGCTGGCCTCGGAGGAGCGCATGCAGCTGGTGCGCGAAAAGGAGCAGCAGACTAAGGAAGTAGCCAAGTTGCTGAAGAACTTCGGCATCGAGCCCCAGGACATCAACTCCTGGCTCACGGAAATCGGCTCGGCCGTTATCAGCGAGAAAACCCGCGCCGTAAACCTGCTGCGCCGCCCCGGCATTGATTTGCCGGCCCTGGCCCGCGTGCTGCCCGAACTCACCCTGGCTTTGGCCCCGTACCGACCCGACGCGCTGGAGCAGGCCGAAATTCTGGTGAAGTATGAGGCTTACCTGGAAAAGGAGCACCAGCAGGCCGCCCGCGTGCAGGAGCTGGAAAACTTCGTGATTCAGGGCCGCCTCGACTACACCGCCATGCCGGCCCTCTCGCACGAAGCCCGCGAGAAGCTGCTCAAGATTCAGCCCGAAACCCTGGGCCAGGCCAGCCGCATCAGCGGCGTGTCGCCTGCGGATGTGTCGGTGCTGATGGTGTACCTGGGGCGGTAG
- a CDS encoding Ig-like domain-containing domain, giving the protein MSARASFLFLLSAAAGLAGCASISSPQGGPRDTVPPKLVRSVPANGARNSRTQVVRLEFSEAVQLKDLQKNLIIAPTIPDDNKYKVREERNAISLVFDKPLDENTTYSFNFGNAISDITESLPATDARVSFSTGAVLDSGAVVGTVRTLLTQQPADAAAVLLYPEADTAGLRRGKPYYLARTDKSGAYSLRNLKAGRYRLYALLDKNQNTRYDDGEKIAYLPQPITVGARPDTVRLELVRPDARRPVVSGQQAAPTQFRVSYNEGLRTVVLAPLGAAATAPLAEALQLQEQGRAVALYRTAALQEGRYLLAATDSAGNTSRDTINVKFQGTAPTRRPPVYSVEGSPREVYRQGEVRFVFTEPVRVAASKPAVLLQEDSTTRRALPLGPEVKLSPDRSRLTVLLNTKAKTTVTLRLDTLNVTTISGQRLGARPLRLRVTEQSGTGSVAGTIQTKYTRYDVQLLDAQGAVAATLESPRNTFRFDRLAPGTYTIRVLIDADADGRWRSADPLLLQPAEPVYLLPQPVQIRANWEVEDIRLAF; this is encoded by the coding sequence ATGTCCGCTCGCGCTAGTTTCCTGTTCCTGCTTTCGGCCGCTGCTGGTCTGGCCGGTTGCGCTTCCATCAGCTCGCCGCAGGGTGGCCCGCGCGACACGGTGCCGCCCAAGCTGGTGCGCTCGGTGCCGGCCAATGGCGCCCGCAACTCCCGCACCCAGGTGGTGCGGCTGGAGTTTTCGGAAGCCGTGCAGCTTAAGGATCTGCAGAAGAACCTCATCATCGCGCCCACCATCCCCGACGACAACAAGTACAAGGTGCGCGAGGAGCGCAACGCCATTTCGCTGGTGTTCGACAAGCCCCTCGACGAAAACACCACCTACTCGTTCAACTTCGGCAACGCCATCAGCGACATCACTGAGAGCCTGCCCGCCACCGATGCCCGCGTGAGCTTCAGCACCGGGGCTGTGCTCGATTCGGGGGCCGTGGTGGGCACCGTGCGCACCCTGCTCACGCAGCAGCCCGCCGATGCCGCCGCCGTGCTGCTCTACCCCGAGGCCGACACCGCCGGCCTGCGCCGCGGCAAGCCCTACTACCTGGCCCGCACCGATAAGAGCGGCGCGTATAGCCTGCGCAACCTGAAGGCCGGCCGCTACCGCCTCTACGCCCTGCTCGACAAAAACCAGAACACCCGCTACGACGACGGCGAGAAGATTGCCTACCTGCCCCAGCCCATTACGGTTGGCGCCCGGCCCGATACCGTGCGCCTAGAGCTGGTGCGTCCCGATGCCCGCCGCCCCGTGGTGAGCGGCCAGCAGGCGGCCCCCACGCAGTTTCGGGTGAGCTACAACGAGGGCCTGCGCACGGTCGTGCTGGCTCCGCTCGGGGCGGCCGCCACCGCGCCTTTGGCCGAGGCCCTGCAGTTGCAGGAGCAGGGCCGGGCCGTGGCGCTCTACCGCACCGCCGCCCTGCAGGAAGGCCGCTACCTGCTGGCCGCCACCGACAGCGCCGGCAACACCAGCCGCGACACCATCAACGTGAAGTTTCAGGGCACGGCGCCCACCCGCCGCCCGCCGGTGTACTCGGTGGAAGGCAGCCCGCGCGAAGTGTATAGGCAGGGCGAGGTGCGCTTCGTGTTCACGGAGCCTGTACGCGTGGCGGCCAGCAAGCCTGCCGTGCTGCTGCAGGAAGATTCCACTACGCGCCGGGCGCTGCCGCTGGGCCCTGAGGTGAAGCTCAGCCCGGACCGCTCGCGCCTCACGGTGCTACTCAATACCAAAGCAAAAACCACCGTCACGCTCCGCCTCGATACCCTGAACGTCACGACCATTTCGGGGCAGCGACTGGGGGCCCGGCCGTTGCGGCTGCGCGTTACGGAGCAGTCGGGCACGGGCAGCGTGGCCGGCACCATTCAGACCAAGTACACGCGCTACGACGTGCAGCTGCTTGATGCGCAGGGCGCCGTGGCCGCTACCCTGGAGAGCCCACGCAACACCTTCCGCTTCGACCGGCTGGCCCCCGGCACCTACACCATCCGGGTGCTGATTGATGCCGACGCCGACGGCCGCTGGCGCAGCGCCGACCCGCTGCTGCTACAGCCTGCCGAGCCGGTGTACCTGCTGCCCCAGCCTGTGCAGATACGTGCCAACTGGGAAGTGGAAGACATCCGCCTAGCGTTCTAG
- the ybeY gene encoding rRNA maturation RNase YbeY has product MSDLPTQHDDQDEDDFGPNEGSGIEFLVEDVDFKVAEAEELTSWIERVAEVHEYEIVQLTYIFCSDEYLHKINVEYLDHDTYTDVITFDNADDADMIEGDIFISVERVRENAVTHGVSFRDELHRVMIHGVLHLLGYADKDLLSQTAMRKKEDDCLLLRTF; this is encoded by the coding sequence ATGAGCGACCTGCCAACCCAGCACGACGACCAGGACGAAGACGACTTCGGCCCCAACGAGGGCTCGGGGATTGAGTTTTTGGTGGAGGACGTGGACTTCAAGGTTGCTGAGGCCGAGGAGCTGACCTCCTGGATTGAGCGGGTAGCCGAAGTGCATGAGTACGAAATCGTGCAGCTCACCTACATCTTCTGCTCCGACGAGTACCTGCACAAGATCAACGTCGAGTACCTCGACCACGACACCTACACCGACGTCATCACCTTCGACAACGCCGACGACGCTGACATGATCGAGGGCGACATCTTCATTTCGGTAGAGCGGGTGCGCGAAAACGCCGTTACCCACGGCGTATCGTTCCGCGACGAGCTGCACCGCGTGATGATTCACGGCGTGCTCCACCTGCTCGGCTACGCCGACAAGGACCTGCTCAGCCAGACCGCCATGCGCAAAAAAGAAGACGACTGCCTGCTGCTCCGCACGTTCTAG